Proteins from one Xenopus tropicalis strain Nigerian chromosome 1, UCB_Xtro_10.0, whole genome shotgun sequence genomic window:
- the tmc1 gene encoding transmembrane channel-like protein 1 produces MGCYLMAIQNIVSDCKTLNGLTPAIGSRAEMPKHKKLVASENDVQIDVDNEEDNADCEEEEEEQPPKRREKNWRVPDMKPWLAEMTDDENRNANAEEPNENGEGSPGGRTGRKGRKGPGAAKRKPRDNSKKKKKKDADGSDSDEEAITEEELDKLKEAVEEKKKLIATIRSKPWKMKQKLEVLKDAQEFVEKFEGALGKGKGKKFYAYKVMMMKKWMKFQRDFENFRTACIPWEMKIKEIESHFGSSVASYFIFLRWMYGINLILFGLTFGLVMIPEALMGKPYGSMPRKTVPRPEQPTAMNFATLWDFSGFAQYSVLFYGYYNSQRTIGWLQFRLPLSYLLVGIGTIAYSFMVVIRTMAKNANDDGGGDDNSFNFSWKMYTSWDYLIGNPETADNKFASITTSFKESILEEQENRKEENIHLVRFLRVFANFLVMCTLAGSGYLIYFVVRRSQQFALEGLENYGWWERNEVNTVMSLLGMFCPTMFDVISNLENYHPRIALRWQLGRIFALFLGNLYTFLIALMDEINLKREEEKIVQHNMTFWEANIYNKSYSENSTVPFQVDPSDVPRGPCWETMVGQEFVRLTVSDIMTSYITILTGDFLQAVFVRFFNYCWCWDLEYGWPSYCEFDISGNVLGLIFNQGMIWMGSFYAPCLPAINVFRLHTSMYLQCWAVMCCNVPHARVFKASRSNNFYMAMLLFVLFLAMLPVVYTIVSIPPSFDCGPFSGKQRMFEVIQETLANDFPAWFAKVFSYASNPGLILPFILLMVMSIYYLNATSKAYQASNLELKKKLQSQAEENKKRSKKAAEKAAGIQDESAVPFPTPNESDNKKGPKNEDNSTTNTSGKNLEVPPRIAVTRPPGPTGPPSPRPPAIQRG; encoded by the exons ATGGGCTGTTATCTGATGGCCATTCAGAACATCGTCTCTGACTGCAAGACCTTGAATGGT CTCACACCAGCTATCGGAAGCAGAGCTGAGATGCCTAAACACAAAAAGCTTGTGGCCTCTGAAAATGACG TTCAAATTGACGTGGACAATGAAGAGGACAATGCAG ATtgtgaggaggaagaagaagaacagCCTCCAAAGCGAAGGGAGAAAAACTGGAGAGTACCAGACATGAAACCATGGCTGGCAGAAATGACAGATGATGAAAACAGAAATGCCAATGCAGAGGAGCCCAATGAGAATGGGGAAGGCAGCCCTGGGGGAAGGACTGGCAGAAAAGGAAGGAAGGGACCTGGAGCAGCCAAGAGAAAGCCAAGGGATAATtccaagaagaagaaaaagaaagatgcAGATGG ATCTGACTCTGATGAAGAAGCCATCACAGAAGAGGAATTAGACAAACTAAAGGAAGCcgtagaagaaaaaaagaaactcaTTGCCACTATAAGAAGCAAACCttggaaaatgaagcaaaaaCTAGAAGTCCTcaa GGATGCGCAAGAGTTTGTGGAAAAATTTGAAGGAGCTTTGGGGAAAGGAAAAGGGAAGAAGTTTTACGCATACAAGGTTATGATGATGAAA AAATGGATGAAGTTTCAAAGGGATTTTGAAAATTTCAGAACTGCCTGTATACCCTGGGAGATGAAAATCAAGGAAATTGAAA GTCATTTTGGTTCTTCAGTTGCTTCCTATTTTATATTCCTACGCTGGATGTATGGGATTAATTTGATACTGTTTGGACTAACCTTTGGCCTCGTCATGATACCAGAG GCATTAATGGGAAAGCCATATGGTTCAATGCCAAGAAAAACTGTTCCACGGCCTGAGCAGCCGACTGCAATGAATTTTGCCACGCTTTGGGATTTCAGT GGATTTGCACAATATTCTGTTCTTTTCTATGGATACTACAACAGTCAGAGAACAATTGGATGGCTACAGTTTAGGCTGCCACTTTCTTACTTACTTGTTGGAATTGGTACCATTGCATACAGTTTCATGGTTGTTATCCGAAC CATGGCCAAAAATGCTAATGATGATGGAGGTGGTGATGACAACAGCTTTAATTTTAGCTGGAAAATGTACACGAGTTGGGACTATCTTATTGGCAACCCAGAAACAGCTGACAATAAATTTGCATCAATTACCACAAGCTTCAAG gaATCGATTTTGGAAGAACAGGAAAACAGGAAAGAGGAAAATATTCATTTAGTTAGATTCCTCAGAGTCTTTGCAAACTTTCTTGTGATGTGCACTCTTGCAGGCAGTGGATACTTAATTTACTTTGTTGTAAGGAGATCACAACAATTTGCATTGGAAGGTCTAGAAAACTATGGATGGTGGGAACGGAATGAA GTGAACACAGTCATGTCACTGCTAGGAATGTTCTGCCCAACAATGTTTGATGTAATTAGTAATTTGGAGAATTATCACCCAAGAATAGCACTGAGGTGGCAACTAGGACgcatatttgctttatttttgggTAACCTGTATACATTTCTTATTGCCCTTATGGATGAAATCAATCTTAAG AGGGAAGAAGAGAAGATTGTTCAACATAATATGACATTTTGGGAGGCAAATATTTATAACAAATCCTACTCTGAAAATTCAACAGTCCCTTTCCAGGTAGATCCATCAGATGTTCCTCGAGGACCATGTTGGGAAACCATGGTGGGACAG GAATTTGTTCGGCTTACAGTTTCTGATATTATGACATCTTATATTACTATTCTAACTGGCGACTTCCTACAAGCTGTATTTGTACGCTTTTTTAATTACTGCTGGTGCTGGGATCTAGAATATGGATGG ccATCGTATTGCGAGTTCGACATCAGTGGCAATGTGCTGGGCCTCATTTTCAATCAAGGGATGATCTG GATGGGGTCATTTTACGCTCCATGCCTGCCTGCTATTAATGTATTTCGACTTCACACATCCATGTACTTGCAGTGCTGGGCAGTAATGTGCTGCAATGTTCCCCATGCACGAGTGTTTAAGGCATCCCGCTCCAATAACTTCTATATGGCTATGCTTCTTTTTGTTCTATTTCTGGCCATGTTACCAGTCGTCTATACCATTGTCTCCATTCCACCATCCTTTGACTGTGGCCCATTCAG TGGAAAACAAAGAATGTTTGAAGTCATACAAGAGACTCTGGCTAATGACTTCCCAGCCTGGTTTGCAAAAGTATTTAGCTATGCATCAAATCCCGGCCTTATTCTACCTTTCATCCTCCTTATGGT AATGAGTATCTATTACCTGAATGCTACATCAAAAGCATACCAAGCCTCAAACCTGGAACTGAAGAAAAAGCTGCAAAGT CAAgctgaagaaaacaaaaaacgaAGCAAAAAGGCAGCAGAAAAAGCAGCAGGGATACAAGATGAATCCGCTGTACCATTCCCTACACCAAATGAATCAG ATAACAAGAAAGGTCCAAAGAATGAAGACAATTCTACAACAAACACCAGTGGAAAAAACCTTGAGGTTCCACCACGTATTGCCGTGACACGTCCACCAGGACCAACAGGACCTCCATCTCCAAGACCACCAGCTATTCAAAGAGGTTAA